The Cuculus canorus isolate bCucCan1 chromosome 16, bCucCan1.pri, whole genome shotgun sequence genome includes a region encoding these proteins:
- the LOC104059356 gene encoding arf-GAP with SH3 domain, ANK repeat and PH domain-containing protein 1-like isoform X1, giving the protein MQPALPRAGVTAGLEVRCVPNGHREGRGQCGGTSAASARRIEMPQLGQDPPALCELLLLLCTFQMKLRQDEEKWLFFLPDQLKTALQLEQKEEPGKKQAGYNMHRLQGNKQYGTEKTGTLLKKSEGFRKVWQKRKCTISNGYLTISHSMPNCPPAKLNLLTCQVKPNTDDKKSFDVVSHNRTYRFLAEDEQDCLVWVSVLSNSKKEALNVAFSNAQGEGEHSQEELTRAIIEEVRAMPGNRECCDCLAPDPTWLSVNLGILICIKCSGIHREMGVHLSRIQLLSLDKLATSELLLARNISNSGFNDIMEANLPSSSLKPTVHSDMAFRKTFIISKYVEKKYTKRSSVSWCSSLPEAVKAKDIFSLLQAYAENVDLSETVLSPLQEHGETLLHLAVLLSDRTSLHIVDFLVQNSGSLAKQTAEGNTPLHYCCSHNRPECVKLLLKAKANIAITNKAGETALDVARKMRHPLCEELLLQVQNNRFNPNVHVEYEWWLGQDNMYESDEDLDKKLGAVKRGSAHPRSSCHSPATDPRLEAVAWGGWPDACALPAAHLRSLDIPPPPSYAPPFPPQVPGALKAMDLLCTPGLSRVGQPGPHRSVQEPDPCSGHVQDVPYLPRRSSLNRLLLRRVCALYDCDADQEDELTFRTGEIIVVSEKEDSNWWKGWIEGQPHRRGVFPASFVHVLNE; this is encoded by the exons ATGCAGCCTGCTCTCCCACGGGCTGGCGTCACCGCAGGGCTGGAGGTTCGCTGCGTCCCAAACGGACACCGGGAGGGCAGAGGGCAGTGTGGGGGcacctctgctgcctctgcaagAAGGATTGAGATGCCACAGCTGGGGCAGGATCCTCCTGCTCTATGTGAGCTGTTGCTGTTGCTCTGCACCTTTCAGATGAAGCTCAGGCAGGATGAGGAGAAgtggcttttcttccttccagatCAGCTGAAAACAGCGTTACAGCTGGAGCAAAAAGAG GAGCCTGGGAAGAAGCAGGCAGGGTACAACATGCACCGGCTGCAGGGGAATAAGCAGTACGGCACGGAGAAGACGGGGACCCTCCTCAAGAAAAGCGAGGG GTTCAGAAAAGTCTGGCAGAAGAGGAAATGCACCATCAGCAATGGCTACTTGACCATCTCTCACAGCATG CCCAACTGCCCACCAGCCAAGCTGAATTTACTGACCTGCCAGGTGAAGCCGAACACGGATGACAAGAAATCCTTTGATGTGGTTTCCC ACAACCGCACATACCGCTTCCTGGCAGAGGACGAGCAGGACTGCTTGGT CTGGGTGTCCGTCCTCAGCAACAGCAAGAAGGAGGCACTGAACGTGGCCTTCAGCAATGCGCAGGGCGAAGGGGAGCACAGCCAGGAGGAGCTGACCCGGGCTATCATTGAAGAGGTCAGAGCCATGCCAGGGAACAGGGAGTGCTGTGACTGCTTGGCCCCAG ATCCCACTTGGCTATCCGTGAACTTGGGCATCCTGATTTGCATCAAGTGCTCTGGGATTCACAGAGAGATGGGTGTGCATCTTTCCCGCATCCAGTTGCTGTCTCTAGACAAGCTGGCAACCTCAGAACTGCTG CTGGCGAGGAATATCAGCAACTCTGGCTTCAATGACATCATGGAAGCAAATCTCCCCAGCTCTTCCCTGAAGCCCACGGTGCACAGTGACAT GGCTTTTCGGAAAACTTTCATAATTTCCAAGTATGTtgagaagaaatacacaaagaGGAGCTCTGTGTCCTGGTGCTCCAGCCTCCCAGAAGCTGTCAAGGCCAAGGACATATTTTCTTTGCTCCAAGCGTACGCGGAGAATGTGGATTTGAGCGAGACCGTGCTGTCACCGCTGCAG GAACACGGGGAGACCCTCCTCCACCTGGCAGTGCTGTTGTCTGATAGAACCTCTTTGCATATTGTTGATTTTCTTGTCCAGAACAG TGGGAGCCTGGCAAAGCAGACAGCAGAGGGGAACACGCCACTTCACTACTGCTGCTCTCACAACAGACCTGAGTGTGTCAAACTGCTGCTGAAGGCCAAAGCCAACATCGCCATCA CCAACAAAGCAGGAGAGACAGCCCTGGATGTTGCCAGGAAGATGAGACATCCCCTGTGTGAAGAGCTG ctgctgcaggtgcagAACAACCGGTTCAACCCCAATGTCCATGTGGAGTATGAGTGGTGGTTGGGCCAAGACAACATGTATGAAAGTGATGAAGACCTGGATAAGAAG CTGGGTGCTGTGAAGAGGGGCTCTGCCCATCCCCGGAGCAGCTGCCACAGCCCGGCCACTGACCCCAGGCTGGAGGCAGTGGCCTGGGGTGGGTGGCCAGATGCCTGTGCCCTGCCAGCTGCCCACCTCCGCAGCCTGGACATACCACCTCCCCCCTCCTACGCtcctccattcccaccccagGTGCCAG GTGCCCTGAAAGCCATGGACCTTCTCTGCACGCCTGGCCTCAGCAGAGTGGGACAGCCTGGCCCACACCGATCTGTCCAGGAGCCAGATCCATGTTCTGGTCATGTCCAGGATGTCCCATATCTTCCTCGGAGGAGTAGTTTG AACAGGCTGCTGCTCCGCAGGGTCTGCGCTCTCTATGACTGCGATGCTGACCAGGAAGATGAGCTGACTTTCCGCACAGGCGAGATCATTGTGGTGTCTGAAAAGGAGGACAGTAACTGGTGG aAAGGGTGGATTGAAGGACAGCCTCACAGGCGAGGTGTCTTCCCTGCTTCATTCGTTCACGTTCTCAATGAGTAG
- the LOC104059356 gene encoding arf-GAP with SH3 domain, ANK repeat and PH domain-containing protein 1-like isoform X2, protein MQPALPRAGVTAGLEVRCVPNGHREGRGQCGGTSAASARRIEMPQLGQDPPALCELLLLLCTFQMKLRQDEEKWLFFLPDQLKTALQLEQKEEPGKKQAGYNMHRLQGNKQYGTEKTGTLLKKSEGFRKVWQKRKCTISNGYLTISHSMPNCPPAKLNLLTCQVKPNTDDKKSFDVVSHNRTYRFLAEDEQDCLVWVSVLSNSKKEALNVAFSNAQGEGEHSQEELTRAIIEEVRAMPGNRECCDCLAPDPTWLSVNLGILICIKCSGIHREMGVHLSRIQLLSLDKLATSELLLARNISNSGFNDIMEANLPSSSLKPTVHSDMAFRKTFIISKYVEKKYTKRSSVSWCSSLPEAVKAKDIFSLLQAYAENVDLSETVLSPLQEHGETLLHLAVLLSDRTSLHIVDFLVQNSGSLAKQTAEGNTPLHYCCSHNRPECVKLLLKAKANIAITNKAGETALDVARKMRHPLCEELLLQVQNNRFNPNVHVEYEWWLGQDNMYESDEDLDKKLGAVKRGSAHPRSSCHSPATDPRLEAVAWGGWPDACALPAAHLRSLDIPPPPSYAPPFPPQVPGALKAMDLLCTPGLSRVGQPGPHRSVQEPDPCSGHVQDVPYLPRRSSLNRLLLRRVCALYDCDADQEDELTFRTGEIIVVSEKEDSN, encoded by the exons ATGCAGCCTGCTCTCCCACGGGCTGGCGTCACCGCAGGGCTGGAGGTTCGCTGCGTCCCAAACGGACACCGGGAGGGCAGAGGGCAGTGTGGGGGcacctctgctgcctctgcaagAAGGATTGAGATGCCACAGCTGGGGCAGGATCCTCCTGCTCTATGTGAGCTGTTGCTGTTGCTCTGCACCTTTCAGATGAAGCTCAGGCAGGATGAGGAGAAgtggcttttcttccttccagatCAGCTGAAAACAGCGTTACAGCTGGAGCAAAAAGAG GAGCCTGGGAAGAAGCAGGCAGGGTACAACATGCACCGGCTGCAGGGGAATAAGCAGTACGGCACGGAGAAGACGGGGACCCTCCTCAAGAAAAGCGAGGG GTTCAGAAAAGTCTGGCAGAAGAGGAAATGCACCATCAGCAATGGCTACTTGACCATCTCTCACAGCATG CCCAACTGCCCACCAGCCAAGCTGAATTTACTGACCTGCCAGGTGAAGCCGAACACGGATGACAAGAAATCCTTTGATGTGGTTTCCC ACAACCGCACATACCGCTTCCTGGCAGAGGACGAGCAGGACTGCTTGGT CTGGGTGTCCGTCCTCAGCAACAGCAAGAAGGAGGCACTGAACGTGGCCTTCAGCAATGCGCAGGGCGAAGGGGAGCACAGCCAGGAGGAGCTGACCCGGGCTATCATTGAAGAGGTCAGAGCCATGCCAGGGAACAGGGAGTGCTGTGACTGCTTGGCCCCAG ATCCCACTTGGCTATCCGTGAACTTGGGCATCCTGATTTGCATCAAGTGCTCTGGGATTCACAGAGAGATGGGTGTGCATCTTTCCCGCATCCAGTTGCTGTCTCTAGACAAGCTGGCAACCTCAGAACTGCTG CTGGCGAGGAATATCAGCAACTCTGGCTTCAATGACATCATGGAAGCAAATCTCCCCAGCTCTTCCCTGAAGCCCACGGTGCACAGTGACAT GGCTTTTCGGAAAACTTTCATAATTTCCAAGTATGTtgagaagaaatacacaaagaGGAGCTCTGTGTCCTGGTGCTCCAGCCTCCCAGAAGCTGTCAAGGCCAAGGACATATTTTCTTTGCTCCAAGCGTACGCGGAGAATGTGGATTTGAGCGAGACCGTGCTGTCACCGCTGCAG GAACACGGGGAGACCCTCCTCCACCTGGCAGTGCTGTTGTCTGATAGAACCTCTTTGCATATTGTTGATTTTCTTGTCCAGAACAG TGGGAGCCTGGCAAAGCAGACAGCAGAGGGGAACACGCCACTTCACTACTGCTGCTCTCACAACAGACCTGAGTGTGTCAAACTGCTGCTGAAGGCCAAAGCCAACATCGCCATCA CCAACAAAGCAGGAGAGACAGCCCTGGATGTTGCCAGGAAGATGAGACATCCCCTGTGTGAAGAGCTG ctgctgcaggtgcagAACAACCGGTTCAACCCCAATGTCCATGTGGAGTATGAGTGGTGGTTGGGCCAAGACAACATGTATGAAAGTGATGAAGACCTGGATAAGAAG CTGGGTGCTGTGAAGAGGGGCTCTGCCCATCCCCGGAGCAGCTGCCACAGCCCGGCCACTGACCCCAGGCTGGAGGCAGTGGCCTGGGGTGGGTGGCCAGATGCCTGTGCCCTGCCAGCTGCCCACCTCCGCAGCCTGGACATACCACCTCCCCCCTCCTACGCtcctccattcccaccccagGTGCCAG GTGCCCTGAAAGCCATGGACCTTCTCTGCACGCCTGGCCTCAGCAGAGTGGGACAGCCTGGCCCACACCGATCTGTCCAGGAGCCAGATCCATGTTCTGGTCATGTCCAGGATGTCCCATATCTTCCTCGGAGGAGTAGTTTG AACAGGCTGCTGCTCCGCAGGGTCTGCGCTCTCTATGACTGCGATGCTGACCAGGAAGATGAGCTGACTTTCCGCACAGGCGAGATCATTGTGGTGTCTGAAAAGGAGGACAGTAACTG a
- the LOC104059356 gene encoding arf-GAP with SH3 domain, ANK repeat and PH domain-containing protein 1-like isoform X3, which yields MKLRQDEEKWLFFLPDQLKTALQLEQKEEPGKKQAGYNMHRLQGNKQYGTEKTGTLLKKSEGFRKVWQKRKCTISNGYLTISHSMPNCPPAKLNLLTCQVKPNTDDKKSFDVVSHNRTYRFLAEDEQDCLVWVSVLSNSKKEALNVAFSNAQGEGEHSQEELTRAIIEEVRAMPGNRECCDCLAPDPTWLSVNLGILICIKCSGIHREMGVHLSRIQLLSLDKLATSELLLARNISNSGFNDIMEANLPSSSLKPTVHSDMAFRKTFIISKYVEKKYTKRSSVSWCSSLPEAVKAKDIFSLLQAYAENVDLSETVLSPLQEHGETLLHLAVLLSDRTSLHIVDFLVQNSGSLAKQTAEGNTPLHYCCSHNRPECVKLLLKAKANIAITNKAGETALDVARKMRHPLCEELLLQVQNNRFNPNVHVEYEWWLGQDNMYESDEDLDKKLGAVKRGSAHPRSSCHSPATDPRLEAVAWGGWPDACALPAAHLRSLDIPPPPSYAPPFPPQVPGALKAMDLLCTPGLSRVGQPGPHRSVQEPDPCSGHVQDVPYLPRRSSLNRLLLRRVCALYDCDADQEDELTFRTGEIIVVSEKEDSNWWKGWIEGQPHRRGVFPASFVHVLNE from the exons ATGAAGCTCAGGCAGGATGAGGAGAAgtggcttttcttccttccagatCAGCTGAAAACAGCGTTACAGCTGGAGCAAAAAGAG GAGCCTGGGAAGAAGCAGGCAGGGTACAACATGCACCGGCTGCAGGGGAATAAGCAGTACGGCACGGAGAAGACGGGGACCCTCCTCAAGAAAAGCGAGGG GTTCAGAAAAGTCTGGCAGAAGAGGAAATGCACCATCAGCAATGGCTACTTGACCATCTCTCACAGCATG CCCAACTGCCCACCAGCCAAGCTGAATTTACTGACCTGCCAGGTGAAGCCGAACACGGATGACAAGAAATCCTTTGATGTGGTTTCCC ACAACCGCACATACCGCTTCCTGGCAGAGGACGAGCAGGACTGCTTGGT CTGGGTGTCCGTCCTCAGCAACAGCAAGAAGGAGGCACTGAACGTGGCCTTCAGCAATGCGCAGGGCGAAGGGGAGCACAGCCAGGAGGAGCTGACCCGGGCTATCATTGAAGAGGTCAGAGCCATGCCAGGGAACAGGGAGTGCTGTGACTGCTTGGCCCCAG ATCCCACTTGGCTATCCGTGAACTTGGGCATCCTGATTTGCATCAAGTGCTCTGGGATTCACAGAGAGATGGGTGTGCATCTTTCCCGCATCCAGTTGCTGTCTCTAGACAAGCTGGCAACCTCAGAACTGCTG CTGGCGAGGAATATCAGCAACTCTGGCTTCAATGACATCATGGAAGCAAATCTCCCCAGCTCTTCCCTGAAGCCCACGGTGCACAGTGACAT GGCTTTTCGGAAAACTTTCATAATTTCCAAGTATGTtgagaagaaatacacaaagaGGAGCTCTGTGTCCTGGTGCTCCAGCCTCCCAGAAGCTGTCAAGGCCAAGGACATATTTTCTTTGCTCCAAGCGTACGCGGAGAATGTGGATTTGAGCGAGACCGTGCTGTCACCGCTGCAG GAACACGGGGAGACCCTCCTCCACCTGGCAGTGCTGTTGTCTGATAGAACCTCTTTGCATATTGTTGATTTTCTTGTCCAGAACAG TGGGAGCCTGGCAAAGCAGACAGCAGAGGGGAACACGCCACTTCACTACTGCTGCTCTCACAACAGACCTGAGTGTGTCAAACTGCTGCTGAAGGCCAAAGCCAACATCGCCATCA CCAACAAAGCAGGAGAGACAGCCCTGGATGTTGCCAGGAAGATGAGACATCCCCTGTGTGAAGAGCTG ctgctgcaggtgcagAACAACCGGTTCAACCCCAATGTCCATGTGGAGTATGAGTGGTGGTTGGGCCAAGACAACATGTATGAAAGTGATGAAGACCTGGATAAGAAG CTGGGTGCTGTGAAGAGGGGCTCTGCCCATCCCCGGAGCAGCTGCCACAGCCCGGCCACTGACCCCAGGCTGGAGGCAGTGGCCTGGGGTGGGTGGCCAGATGCCTGTGCCCTGCCAGCTGCCCACCTCCGCAGCCTGGACATACCACCTCCCCCCTCCTACGCtcctccattcccaccccagGTGCCAG GTGCCCTGAAAGCCATGGACCTTCTCTGCACGCCTGGCCTCAGCAGAGTGGGACAGCCTGGCCCACACCGATCTGTCCAGGAGCCAGATCCATGTTCTGGTCATGTCCAGGATGTCCCATATCTTCCTCGGAGGAGTAGTTTG AACAGGCTGCTGCTCCGCAGGGTCTGCGCTCTCTATGACTGCGATGCTGACCAGGAAGATGAGCTGACTTTCCGCACAGGCGAGATCATTGTGGTGTCTGAAAAGGAGGACAGTAACTGGTGG aAAGGGTGGATTGAAGGACAGCCTCACAGGCGAGGTGTCTTCCCTGCTTCATTCGTTCACGTTCTCAATGAGTAG